Proteins encoded within one genomic window of Rubripirellula tenax:
- a CDS encoding PSD1 and planctomycete cytochrome C domain-containing protein codes for MMHRFFVWTLLFVTWPIGPVFSEEATIDPLSFNDDVRPILSNHCFACHGPDEKHRESDVRLDVPDEVDLDEVIARITSDDPDVVMPPPELNKPLRTAQIETMRRWIDGGAGYDQHWAFVTPAAVPVPELATTAIPSGVDSRDWDDSAIDRFVLARLAAKHRTASGPADKQTLIRRVTLDLTGLPPSIDEVQAFVDDDSDEAFATVVDRLMASPHYGEHMARYWLDLVRFADTNGLHHDHYREMTPYRDWVIDSFNDNLPFDDFIKFQVAGDLFPDPSKEQLIASGFNRLHLIIDVGTALPEESFFRNVVDQVTSVGTAFMGLTVQCAVCHDHKYDPITQRDFYQLYAFYNNFDGAPETGRRGTIDFKRGLQWPYLELPSDEQKAERKRLDKLVAELGKEEKKLKQKKEKDATDEQNLKDVSERFAKATKQRDALLLQIPATLVMKERDEVRQAHILIRGGYDQPGDPVQRQTPGFLPPLKTSGADSSEVPTRMDLAEWFTSPEQPLTARVTVNRFWQQFFGVGLVKTAEDFGAQGQSPSHPELLDHLATRFTASGWDVKALVRSIVMSSTYRQTSTADAEAFGDDPDNRLLARGSRFRLDAEVIRDQVLCVSGLLNPEMSGKSVKVPQPRGLWETVVMPSSYPNTFVPDEGDQIFRRSIYTFWKRGMPPPQMTIFDAPSRESCIARRERTNTPLQALLMMNEKQYFSAAMNFARSLRARSDLTTTQRIASAYQTITSKMPSDAALETLAEAYQQFEATYTADPQAAAAMIESSTLAAVRAIDDSTAQIELAAMTMVVHSMFNLDRIKTHE; via the coding sequence ATGATGCATCGATTTTTCGTTTGGACGCTCCTGTTCGTGACGTGGCCCATCGGCCCCGTATTTTCCGAAGAGGCGACGATTGACCCGCTGTCGTTCAATGACGACGTGCGGCCGATCTTGTCGAACCATTGCTTTGCCTGTCACGGGCCCGACGAAAAGCATCGCGAGTCGGATGTGCGGCTGGATGTTCCTGACGAAGTCGATTTGGATGAAGTGATCGCTCGCATCACTTCGGATGACCCCGATGTGGTCATGCCGCCACCCGAATTGAATAAACCGCTGCGTACCGCGCAGATCGAGACGATGCGTCGTTGGATCGACGGCGGTGCCGGCTACGACCAGCACTGGGCTTTCGTAACACCAGCGGCCGTGCCGGTTCCCGAACTGGCGACGACGGCGATCCCGTCGGGCGTCGATTCGCGCGACTGGGACGATTCGGCGATCGATCGTTTCGTGCTGGCTCGATTGGCGGCGAAGCATCGAACGGCGAGCGGGCCGGCCGACAAGCAGACATTGATTCGCCGAGTGACGCTGGACTTGACCGGCCTGCCGCCTTCGATCGATGAAGTCCAAGCGTTCGTCGACGACGATTCCGACGAAGCCTTCGCAACTGTGGTGGACCGGTTGATGGCATCGCCACACTACGGCGAACACATGGCCCGATACTGGTTGGACTTGGTTCGCTTTGCCGACACCAACGGACTGCACCACGATCACTATCGCGAGATGACGCCTTACCGCGATTGGGTGATCGATTCGTTCAATGACAACTTGCCCTTCGACGACTTCATCAAATTTCAAGTCGCCGGCGATCTGTTTCCCGATCCCAGCAAAGAGCAGTTGATCGCATCGGGCTTCAATCGCCTGCATTTGATCATTGATGTTGGAACCGCGCTTCCCGAAGAGAGTTTCTTTCGCAACGTCGTCGACCAAGTCACGTCCGTTGGTACTGCGTTCATGGGTTTGACGGTCCAGTGCGCGGTTTGCCACGACCACAAATACGACCCTATCACCCAGCGTGACTTTTACCAACTGTACGCGTTCTACAACAATTTCGATGGCGCACCGGAAACGGGCCGTCGAGGCACCATCGACTTCAAACGCGGACTGCAATGGCCATACTTGGAATTGCCCAGCGACGAGCAAAAGGCCGAACGCAAGCGTTTGGACAAGCTGGTCGCCGAACTGGGTAAAGAAGAAAAGAAGCTGAAACAGAAAAAAGAGAAAGACGCCACGGATGAACAAAACCTTAAAGACGTCTCTGAACGTTTTGCGAAAGCAACCAAACAGCGTGACGCTTTGTTGTTGCAGATTCCCGCAACGTTGGTGATGAAGGAACGCGACGAAGTTCGTCAGGCGCACATTCTGATCCGCGGCGGTTATGACCAACCGGGTGATCCGGTCCAGCGACAAACGCCCGGCTTCTTGCCGCCGCTCAAAACATCAGGCGCCGATTCGAGCGAGGTGCCGACGCGGATGGACTTGGCGGAGTGGTTCACTTCGCCCGAGCAGCCGCTAACCGCGCGAGTCACCGTGAACCGGTTTTGGCAACAGTTTTTTGGTGTCGGCTTGGTCAAGACGGCCGAGGACTTTGGCGCGCAAGGTCAATCGCCTTCGCACCCCGAACTGCTCGATCATTTGGCGACGCGCTTCACCGCATCGGGATGGGACGTGAAAGCACTGGTGCGGTCGATCGTGATGTCCAGCACTTATCGACAAACGTCGACCGCCGACGCGGAAGCGTTTGGCGATGATCCGGATAACCGATTGCTCGCACGCGGATCGCGGTTTCGATTGGACGCGGAAGTCATTCGCGATCAAGTGCTTTGCGTCAGCGGATTGTTGAATCCAGAAATGAGCGGCAAAAGCGTCAAGGTGCCGCAACCTCGCGGATTGTGGGAGACCGTCGTGATGCCAAGCTCCTATCCCAACACGTTCGTCCCCGACGAAGGCGATCAAATTTTTCGCCGCAGCATTTACACGTTCTGGAAACGGGGAATGCCGCCGCCGCAGATGACGATCTTCGACGCTCCGTCGCGTGAAAGCTGTATCGCTCGACGCGAACGGACCAACACGCCGTTGCAAGCGTTGTTGATGATGAACGAGAAACAGTACTTCTCGGCCGCGATGAATTTTGCACGCTCGTTGCGGGCCCGCTCGGACCTGACGACAACCCAAAGAATCGCATCGGCTTATCAAACGATCACGTCGAAAATGCCAAGCGACGCGGCGTTGGAAACGCTCGCCGAAGCCTATCAGCAATTTGAAGCAACCTATACAGCGGATCCTCAAGCGGCTGCGGCGATGATCGAATCATCCACGCTGGCCGCCGTCCGCGCGATCGACGATTCGACGGCGCAAATCGAACTTGCCGCGATGACGATGGTCGTCCACTCGATGTTCAATCTCGACAGGATCAAAACTCATGAATAA
- a CDS encoding DUF1501 domain-containing protein, with protein MNNGRRQFLRSTFEGLAAAGLGTTALGSLIGQQHASAAGVMNGLHHPAKAKRVIFLFMAGAPSQMDLFDYKPGLTELFKKPLPPSVSNGQRVTAMTRGKEQLIAPSMFKFNQHGDSGTYLSELLPHLATKIDEICLIKSMNTDAINHDPGKTLICTGSEIPGKASLGAWLSYGLGRMNENLPDFVVLSSAFWSGDQANIQALYSRLWGSGFLPTKHQGVSFQPSGDPVLFLSDPDGVDRTTRHKMLDLVSKLNHEHLVEVGDPEIMTTIAQQEMAFRMQASVPELVDLSDEPQHVLDLYGPEVAKSGSFARNCLLARRMAQRDVRFVQLFHRGWDHHRGLPKKIRGQSMDVDQPCAALLTDLKQNGLLDDTLVVFAGEFGRTTYCQGELTTTEYGRDHHPRCFTAWMAGGGIKPGISYGQTDEFSYNIVENPVHVRDFNATILHQLGINHNKLTFPFLGLDEKLTGVKETHVIHDILA; from the coding sequence ATGAATAACGGACGCCGACAATTCCTGCGCAGCACGTTCGAAGGACTCGCAGCGGCCGGACTGGGAACAACCGCCTTGGGTTCCTTGATCGGCCAACAGCACGCCAGTGCCGCCGGCGTGATGAACGGGCTGCATCATCCGGCGAAAGCAAAGCGAGTGATCTTTTTGTTCATGGCCGGCGCGCCCAGCCAAATGGATTTGTTCGATTACAAACCGGGACTGACGGAGCTGTTCAAAAAACCGCTTCCTCCGTCGGTCAGCAACGGCCAACGCGTGACGGCGATGACGCGTGGAAAGGAGCAATTGATTGCTCCGTCCATGTTCAAGTTCAACCAGCACGGCGACAGCGGGACTTACTTGAGCGAACTGTTGCCGCATCTGGCGACCAAGATCGACGAGATCTGCTTGATCAAGTCGATGAACACCGATGCGATCAACCACGATCCCGGCAAGACATTGATCTGTACCGGGTCGGAAATTCCGGGCAAGGCTTCGTTAGGCGCTTGGCTGAGCTATGGGCTCGGGCGAATGAACGAAAACCTGCCGGACTTCGTCGTGCTCAGCTCGGCGTTTTGGTCGGGCGACCAAGCGAACATTCAAGCGCTTTACAGCCGATTGTGGGGATCCGGCTTCTTGCCGACGAAACACCAAGGGGTTTCGTTCCAACCCTCGGGCGATCCGGTTTTGTTCCTATCGGATCCCGACGGTGTCGATCGCACGACAAGGCACAAGATGCTGGACCTGGTTTCCAAGCTGAACCACGAACACTTGGTCGAAGTCGGTGACCCCGAAATCATGACCACGATCGCTCAGCAGGAGATGGCCTTTCGAATGCAGGCGTCGGTTCCCGAGCTGGTCGATCTGTCGGACGAACCGCAACACGTACTCGACTTGTACGGGCCCGAAGTCGCCAAGAGCGGATCGTTCGCGCGAAACTGTTTATTGGCGCGACGCATGGCCCAGCGCGACGTGCGCTTCGTCCAACTGTTCCATCGCGGGTGGGACCATCACCGAGGTTTGCCGAAAAAGATTCGCGGACAATCGATGGATGTCGACCAACCATGCGCCGCCTTGTTGACCGACTTGAAACAGAATGGTTTGCTGGATGACACTTTGGTCGTGTTCGCGGGCGAGTTCGGACGAACGACCTATTGCCAAGGCGAACTGACAACGACGGAATATGGTCGTGACCACCATCCGCGATGCTTCACCGCGTGGATGGCCGGCGGCGGAATCAAACCCGGAATCTCATACGGCCAGACAGACGAATTCAGTTACAATATCGTTGAAAACCCCGTTCATGTTCGCGACTTCAACGCAACGATCTTGCACCAGTTGGGAATCAATCACAACAAGTTGACGTTCCCGTTTTTGGGGCTGGATGAAAAGCTGACGGGAGTGAAAGAGACCCACGTGATCCACGATATTTTGGCGTGA
- a CDS encoding PSD1 and planctomycete cytochrome C domain-containing protein — protein sequence MRILTFILAVAASWNHAAAQGPLSYNRDVRPLLSKHCFSCHGPDEASREAGLRLDVPDGTGTMEADADELLRRIESTDPDEMMPPPTANKPIDDVKRAILKRWIDDGAPYEQHWSFVPPTRHPVPLGVHPIDHFVDAKLAAVGRHRSDAADPATLIRRLHLDLIGLPPTPEVADAFVADPSPQAYTAIVDDLLASPRYGERWARRWLDLARYADTNGYEKDRDRSIWPYRDWVIRAINDDVPFDQFTIEQIAGDRLPDPTVDQRVATGFHRNTMLNEEGGIDPLEFRYHAMTDRVATTGTTWLGLTTGCAQCHTHKYDPITHHDYFGIMAYLNNADEPDFFLPYESKAEDRQSELDQADKLESELASHWPAATKSSEQNLEAALATWIEKQRTGLAAWTTMVPTSMSANVPYLTLEDDGAIFAAGDTSKHDIYTVEFAGADFPIQTLRLEALADPRLPAGGPGSTYYEGSKGDFYLTEFELSNANSDPIEITEAFESFAKNTFGKNKVSAQLATDGDIQTGWSVDSEGAGKSHVAVFRLQTPIAAGSPFKLQMHFGRHYASSLGKFRISASEGTSIRTAFVHTNELATALANDDAAESPIVRSAFLMDAPELKEHADEIRKLREPKRGPMTLVFTERPPGHARPTYLHHRGEYTQPTETVEAHLPEVLWKSDQRTSDKSMPGNRLEFAQWLVSRDNPLTARVVVNRHWAAFFGTGIVSTLDDFGMQGEIPSHTELLDHLAVEFMDNGWSIKSLHQRIVTSGTYQQSSRVPASKAGDGVDRLLGRFPRNRLDAEIIRDSALATSGLLSDKMYGPPVRPPQPAGAVSANYKKSTWQASEGEDRYRRSVYTYQKRTAPFEMFTTFDAGSGEACLARRDVSNTPLQALTLMNDPMFVEIAQAYGKRMAAVEGDLNSKIDEGFRWLMTRLPTDTEREWIADFQSKHSDWTATARVLLCIDEAITKN from the coding sequence ATGCGCATTCTCACTTTCATTCTTGCGGTCGCAGCCTCGTGGAATCACGCGGCCGCGCAGGGGCCGTTGTCCTACAACCGCGATGTCCGCCCACTGCTGTCGAAGCACTGTTTTTCGTGCCACGGTCCCGACGAAGCATCGCGGGAAGCCGGATTGCGGTTGGATGTGCCCGACGGAACCGGCACAATGGAAGCCGACGCCGACGAACTACTTCGCCGAATCGAGTCCACCGATCCCGACGAAATGATGCCGCCGCCAACGGCGAACAAACCCATTGACGACGTAAAGCGGGCGATCCTGAAACGATGGATCGACGATGGAGCACCCTACGAACAACATTGGTCGTTCGTCCCACCGACAAGACATCCAGTGCCCTTGGGTGTGCACCCGATCGACCACTTCGTCGATGCGAAGTTGGCGGCGGTCGGCCGACATCGCAGCGACGCCGCCGATCCGGCAACGTTGATCCGGCGGCTGCATTTGGATTTGATCGGGCTGCCGCCGACCCCCGAAGTCGCCGATGCGTTCGTGGCGGATCCATCGCCGCAAGCGTATACCGCGATCGTGGATGACTTACTTGCATCACCTCGCTACGGCGAACGTTGGGCACGGCGTTGGTTGGACTTGGCTCGCTATGCGGACACCAACGGCTACGAAAAAGATCGCGACCGCAGCATTTGGCCGTACCGTGACTGGGTCATTCGCGCGATCAACGACGATGTACCCTTTGACCAATTCACGATCGAACAAATCGCGGGCGATCGGCTGCCCGATCCGACGGTCGACCAACGCGTCGCGACAGGGTTCCATCGCAACACGATGCTGAACGAAGAAGGCGGCATCGATCCGCTGGAATTTCGCTACCACGCGATGACCGATCGCGTCGCCACGACGGGTACAACATGGTTGGGGCTGACGACTGGATGTGCCCAGTGCCACACACACAAATATGATCCGATCACGCACCACGACTACTTCGGCATCATGGCGTACTTGAACAACGCCGACGAACCCGACTTTTTTTTGCCATATGAATCCAAAGCGGAGGATCGGCAATCCGAACTCGATCAAGCCGACAAGCTAGAAAGCGAACTAGCGAGTCACTGGCCTGCGGCCACGAAATCGTCCGAACAAAATCTCGAAGCCGCCCTCGCGACGTGGATCGAAAAACAACGAACCGGATTGGCGGCGTGGACAACGATGGTTCCGACGTCGATGTCGGCTAATGTGCCGTATCTGACGCTCGAAGACGACGGCGCGATCTTCGCGGCCGGCGATACATCCAAGCACGACATCTACACCGTCGAATTTGCGGGTGCCGACTTTCCAATTCAAACCCTACGATTGGAAGCACTGGCCGACCCGCGACTGCCCGCCGGCGGACCGGGATCGACTTATTACGAAGGATCTAAGGGCGACTTCTATCTGACCGAATTTGAGCTTTCGAATGCGAATAGCGATCCAATTGAGATCACCGAAGCCTTCGAGAGCTTTGCAAAAAACACTTTCGGCAAGAACAAAGTATCGGCTCAATTGGCGACGGACGGCGACATCCAAACGGGATGGTCGGTCGATTCCGAAGGTGCGGGCAAGTCTCATGTCGCGGTCTTTCGATTGCAGACACCGATCGCTGCCGGTTCACCGTTCAAGTTGCAAATGCACTTCGGTCGGCACTATGCCAGTTCGCTTGGCAAGTTTCGCATCAGTGCTTCCGAAGGCACATCGATCCGAACTGCCTTCGTCCACACAAACGAACTGGCAACCGCACTAGCGAACGACGACGCGGCCGAGAGCCCGATCGTGCGAAGTGCCTTCCTAATGGATGCACCGGAGTTGAAGGAGCATGCCGATGAAATTCGCAAACTGCGCGAACCCAAGCGGGGGCCGATGACGCTGGTGTTTACGGAACGTCCGCCCGGACACGCTCGGCCGACCTACTTGCATCATCGCGGCGAATACACCCAACCGACCGAGACGGTCGAAGCCCATCTGCCCGAAGTGCTGTGGAAAAGCGACCAGCGGACCAGCGACAAGTCGATGCCCGGCAATCGGCTAGAGTTTGCGCAATGGTTGGTCAGCCGCGACAACCCGTTGACCGCTCGCGTCGTTGTCAATCGTCATTGGGCGGCGTTTTTTGGCACGGGGATCGTTTCCACCTTGGATGATTTTGGGATGCAGGGCGAGATCCCCAGCCACACCGAATTGCTCGATCACCTGGCGGTCGAGTTCATGGACAACGGGTGGTCGATCAAGTCACTGCACCAACGGATCGTCACCAGCGGAACTTACCAACAATCATCTCGCGTCCCGGCGTCGAAAGCCGGCGACGGTGTCGATCGGTTGCTCGGCCGCTTCCCACGAAACCGATTGGACGCGGAAATCATTCGCGACTCGGCGCTCGCGACGTCGGGATTGTTGAGCGACAAAATGTACGGCCCTCCCGTCCGACCGCCCCAACCCGCTGGCGCTGTTTCGGCGAACTACAAGAAATCGACGTGGCAGGCCAGCGAAGGCGAAGACCGTTACCGACGCAGCGTTTATACGTATCAAAAACGGACGGCTCCGTTTGAAATGTTCACGACGTTCGATGCCGGGTCGGGCGAAGCTTGCCTGGCCCGGCGCGACGTGTCGAACACGCCACTTCAAGCGTTGACGTTGATGAACGATCCGATGTTTGTCGAGATCGCCCAGGCTTACGGGAAACGGATGGCGGCCGTCGAAGGTGATTTGAATTCGAAAATCGACGAAGGCTTTCGCTGGCTGATGACTCGCTTGCCGACGGATACAGAACGGGAATGGATCGCCGACTTTCAGTCCAAGCACAGCGACTGGACCGCGACCGCCCGCGTGCTGTTGTGCATCGACGAAGCGATCACAAAAAATTGA
- a CDS encoding DUF1501 domain-containing protein translates to MKVKTMFENQDFATSTSRRHFLDQCGVGLGKIAAAGLLTQSMTGSGNAGERPSPLSPMSSHYPPKAKAVIHLFMAGAPSQLELFDPKPTLSQLEGSPLPPSVIGDQRYAFIQPDAAVLGPQFKFDTYGQSGAVLGEPMKELGRVADDICFIRSCTTDQFNHAPAQIFFNTGFSQPGRPSIGSWALYGLGSETQDLPAFVVMSTGDGISGGTTLWSSGFMPTVYSGVQFRNGREPILNVATPDTFVDEIQQDTFELINRLNERRLDSVGDPEIATRMASYEMAARLQTSAPELINFGDETKATLDMYGCEPDKPSFARSCLLARRMVERGVRFINIYHSGWDAHSNVKGNTESRCKETVQATAALIEDLKRCGLLDQTLVIWGGEFGRTPMIETNPALGRKAGRDHHPQAFTMWMAGGGAKPGITYGATDEFGFNITENPVHVHDIQATILRLLGFDHERLTYHHAGRDFRLTDVHGRAIDALMA, encoded by the coding sequence ATGAAAGTGAAAACGATGTTTGAGAATCAAGACTTCGCCACATCAACGTCGCGACGACACTTTCTGGATCAATGCGGTGTCGGGCTGGGGAAAATCGCCGCTGCGGGATTGTTGACCCAGTCCATGACTGGCAGCGGCAATGCGGGCGAGCGGCCAAGTCCGTTATCCCCTATGTCGTCGCACTATCCCCCAAAAGCCAAAGCGGTGATCCATTTGTTCATGGCCGGCGCCCCCAGCCAGCTGGAACTGTTCGACCCCAAGCCGACGCTCTCGCAACTGGAAGGCAGCCCCTTGCCACCCTCGGTGATCGGTGACCAACGTTATGCGTTCATTCAACCGGACGCCGCCGTGCTGGGGCCTCAGTTCAAATTCGATACCTACGGCCAGTCCGGTGCAGTGCTGGGCGAACCGATGAAAGAGCTCGGCCGCGTCGCCGACGATATATGTTTCATTCGATCGTGTACCACGGACCAGTTCAATCACGCGCCGGCACAGATTTTCTTCAACACCGGCTTCTCGCAACCCGGCCGGCCCAGCATCGGATCATGGGCACTCTATGGCCTGGGCAGCGAAACGCAGGACTTACCCGCATTCGTTGTGATGAGCACCGGTGACGGGATCAGCGGCGGCACGACGTTGTGGTCCAGCGGATTCATGCCGACCGTCTACTCGGGCGTGCAATTTCGCAACGGCCGCGAACCGATCTTAAACGTGGCAACGCCTGACACCTTTGTCGATGAGATCCAACAAGACACGTTCGAATTGATCAACCGTTTGAACGAACGACGACTCGACAGCGTCGGAGACCCAGAAATTGCGACGCGGATGGCGTCTTACGAAATGGCGGCGAGATTGCAAACGTCTGCACCGGAGCTGATCAATTTCGGCGATGAAACGAAGGCGACGCTTGACATGTATGGCTGTGAGCCCGACAAGCCCTCGTTTGCCCGATCATGTTTGCTGGCGCGGCGGATGGTTGAACGGGGCGTCCGATTCATCAATATCTACCATTCGGGATGGGACGCACACAGCAACGTGAAAGGAAACACTGAAAGCCGCTGCAAAGAAACGGTCCAAGCAACTGCGGCATTGATCGAAGATCTGAAACGCTGCGGTCTGCTCGACCAGACTCTGGTGATTTGGGGCGGCGAGTTCGGTCGCACGCCGATGATTGAAACCAATCCGGCGCTGGGGCGAAAGGCGGGGCGCGACCATCATCCGCAAGCGTTCACCATGTGGATGGCCGGCGGGGGTGCGAAACCGGGGATCACCTACGGGGCAACGGACGAATTCGGATTCAACATCACTGAAAACCCGGTTCATGTCCACGACATCCAAGCCACGATCCTTAGACTGTTGGGTTTCGACCACGAGCGATTGACGTACCACCACGCCGGCCGAGACTTCCGCCTAACCGACGTTCACGGCCGGGCAATCGATGCGTTGATGGCGTGA
- a CDS encoding adenylate/guanylate cyclase domain-containing protein codes for MPDFQDRAKPQWSFLQRHGLLFVCTSPLVANAIGSLFNVLYNRNQIFPILSDAQRIRFDDCVLWFNVLIYPIAVLCFVLPLVWVRPVYRDLLARNPVSTDLLRRAQRVVVNLPWWFLLVASLGWLSCIPVFITSLYVLPEPLLGVVIAHLVTSFLIAAMIAVTHSFFAVELAIQHALFPVVFSSEDPTIETMPASVPGIIPLNITLRGVLWTVSSVVSPVISLVLILLLPDDENLAPWFAVAVGVVAIAFGFATSWMLGKLVVRPVQQLRRAASEVEAGNLDIHIDLLCADEFGHLINSFNSMVEGLRQREHLQQTFGRHVGQEAARQIIRQGDQLTGREQVITVMFVDVRNFTQYSSNHSPSEVVSALNVFFREAVECVESHGGMVNKFLGDGFMAIFGVGANTQRHAQDAVDSAMALRACVQQSTSLFHDAGWDDLQIGIGINTGPAVVGSIGSPKRQEYTAIGDTVNVAARVEAATKLAGHNLLITESTKSALVDASAWIPLPPQLVKGKDQPLRLFAPKNGS; via the coding sequence ATGCCTGACTTTCAAGATCGCGCGAAGCCGCAGTGGAGTTTTTTACAGCGGCATGGTTTGCTGTTCGTTTGCACGTCGCCGTTGGTTGCCAATGCGATCGGCAGTCTGTTCAACGTGCTCTACAACCGCAACCAAATCTTTCCGATTTTGTCGGATGCCCAGCGGATCCGATTCGACGATTGCGTACTGTGGTTCAACGTGCTGATCTATCCGATTGCCGTGTTGTGCTTTGTGCTACCACTGGTGTGGGTGCGACCGGTGTACCGCGATTTGTTGGCGAGAAATCCGGTGTCGACGGATCTGCTCCGGCGGGCTCAGCGGGTCGTCGTCAACCTGCCTTGGTGGTTTCTGTTGGTTGCGTCCCTGGGATGGCTCAGTTGCATTCCGGTCTTCATCACGTCGTTGTACGTTTTGCCCGAACCGTTGCTGGGCGTCGTCATTGCTCATTTGGTCACATCGTTTTTGATCGCAGCGATGATTGCGGTGACGCACAGTTTTTTTGCCGTGGAACTGGCGATTCAGCACGCTCTGTTTCCCGTCGTGTTTTCTTCCGAAGATCCGACGATCGAAACGATGCCCGCTAGCGTGCCTGGAATCATCCCCTTGAACATCACACTGCGAGGCGTTCTGTGGACCGTGTCGTCGGTGGTCAGTCCCGTCATTTCGCTGGTCCTGATCCTACTGCTGCCGGATGACGAAAACCTGGCACCCTGGTTTGCGGTTGCTGTCGGCGTGGTTGCGATCGCATTCGGGTTTGCCACCAGTTGGATGCTTGGCAAATTGGTCGTGCGGCCGGTACAGCAATTGCGCCGCGCCGCTTCGGAAGTCGAAGCGGGCAACCTGGACATACATATTGATCTGCTCTGTGCCGACGAATTCGGACACCTGATCAACAGTTTTAATTCGATGGTCGAAGGATTGCGACAACGCGAGCATTTGCAGCAAACCTTTGGCCGTCACGTCGGCCAAGAAGCCGCTCGGCAGATCATCCGCCAAGGCGATCAGTTGACCGGTCGCGAACAAGTCATCACCGTGATGTTTGTCGACGTACGAAATTTTACACAGTACTCGTCGAACCATTCGCCCAGCGAAGTCGTTTCCGCCTTGAACGTGTTTTTTCGTGAAGCCGTCGAATGCGTGGAGTCGCACGGCGGGATGGTCAACAAGTTTCTGGGCGACGGATTCATGGCCATATTCGGTGTCGGAGCAAACACACAGCGTCATGCACAGGATGCGGTCGATTCAGCAATGGCGCTGCGGGCGTGCGTCCAGCAGTCGACGTCTCTTTTTCACGATGCCGGCTGGGACGACTTGCAAATCGGCATCGGCATCAACACGGGGCCCGCGGTGGTCGGAAGTATCGGTTCGCCCAAACGCCAGGAGTACACGGCGATCGGTGACACCGTCAACGTCGCCGCGCGAGTCGAGGCGGCCACAAAACTAGCCGGCCACAATCTGTTGATCACTGAATCAACAAAGTCAGCCTTGGTCGATGCGTCCGCGTGGATTCCTCTGCCACCCCAACTCGTCAAAGGGAAAGACCAACCACTCCGACTCTTCGCCCCGAAGAATGGCTCATGA
- a CDS encoding GAF domain-containing protein, which yields MHAVHAPSDLVDHIYQLSLKIVAGASLAESLDFVFESFGDLVPYDRIGYAEIDETKNIARAVWSRSTHGTLLRHGYVASLQNSSLSIVLKYRQPRILNNLPEYLEKRPDSRSTQLIVKEGIRSSMTCPLFVRDRPLGILFFSSRQCDAYDDSHVVIIKDISIHLAMLLMTSQPLATLPPASQPQSSQAVCEPPQREDELYFSQLRPGMRLADPIRFGNGGLLLASETELTQVTIDRLVALMQQGILSVSTVRVRYDA from the coding sequence ATGCACGCCGTACACGCGCCGAGCGATCTCGTCGATCACATCTATCAGCTTTCCTTAAAAATCGTGGCAGGTGCTTCGCTAGCCGAATCGCTTGACTTCGTTTTCGAGTCCTTTGGCGATCTGGTTCCGTACGATCGTATCGGTTATGCCGAGATTGACGAAACCAAGAATATTGCTCGCGCGGTTTGGAGTCGATCAACGCACGGCACGCTGCTAAGGCACGGGTACGTCGCGTCCCTTCAAAACTCTTCGTTGTCGATCGTCTTGAAGTATCGACAGCCTCGGATTTTGAACAACCTGCCTGAGTATCTGGAGAAACGACCTGATTCGCGGTCGACGCAGCTTATCGTGAAGGAGGGAATCCGATCGTCCATGACCTGTCCGCTGTTCGTTCGCGACCGACCCCTGGGCATTCTTTTCTTTAGCAGTCGCCAGTGTGATGCATACGACGATTCGCACGTGGTGATCATCAAAGACATCTCGATCCACTTGGCGATGTTGTTGATGACGTCGCAACCCCTGGCGACTCTTCCTCCAGCGTCGCAACCCCAATCATCGCAAGCCGTGTGCGAACCGCCCCAGCGGGAAGACGAATTGTATTTTTCACAATTAAGACCGGGAATGCGTTTGGCCGATCCGATCCGTTTTGGAAACGGCGGACTGTTGCTTGCGTCCGAAACGGAGCTGACACAGGTGACGATCGATCGACTGGTTGCTTTGATGCAACAGGGTATCTTGAGCGTCTCGACGGTCCGCGTTCGCTACGATGCGTAG
- a CDS encoding transposase: MPRPPRADAAGEIYHVLNRGNGRQAVFHKNVDYEAFERVLIEGLQKFPVHLFAYCWMPNHWHMVLSPQRDGAMSRLM, from the coding sequence ATGCCACGACCGCCTCGTGCCGATGCCGCCGGTGAGATCTACCACGTGCTGAACCGTGGAAACGGACGACAGGCTGTGTTCCACAAGAATGTCGACTATGAGGCGTTTGAGCGGGTGCTAATCGAAGGGCTCCAGAAGTTTCCAGTCCACCTGTTTGCTTACTGCTGGATGCCTAATCACTGGCACATGGTGCTTTCGCCCCAGCGAGACGGGGCGATGAGCCGATTGATGTGA